The Paraburkholderia dioscoreae DNA window GTCCCAGCCGTATCGCCATACACCACCGCCCGCGTCCGTGAACTGGATCAGCCGGTCCTGACCGTCGTACTGGTAGTTCACTTGACGTTTGAGCGGATCGCTGACGCGCGAAACCAGCGGCGTGCCGCGGCTGCCAGTGACCGAAGTGAAATCGAGCAATCGGCCGTTCGGGCTGCTGACGGTCATGACCGCGCCCGTTTTGCTGTCGCGTGCGATCACGACAGCGTTGCCATTGCGGTCCTGCAACCGGACCAGACGATAGACGCCGGCAATCATCGTGAACTGCTGAGTCCGCCCATCGCGCAACGTCAGCGTCATGCCCGAACTGCCGACGGCATCGATCCGCGCGCGGTAGTACTCTCCCGGGCTTGTCAGGTCGTCCCAGATCTTGCTGCTACCCGCGCGCGGCGTGAACGGCACGCGAATGCCTGACGCCTCGCGCAACTCGAACCGCTGACGATCAGTGCTCATGGCAAGGATCGTGTCGTAGGTAAAACTCATCCCGACGCCAAAGGCACCGGCCAACGGATTGCCCGACGCATCGTAAGCGCCGCTACGGTAGACCCGCGTGAGATCAAGGCTTCCGGCTGTATCTGCAACCGACAGGTCATGCGCGTACTGGTAGAACTGGCCTGTGTACAGGTTCACCGGATCGGCGCCCGAGGTGCTGTTGCCACAACCGGCCGTGGCGTCGCTCGAACAGTCGTTCCCTCCCACGTCGGGCATGCTGCCTTCAGGCGACGCTGGTTCGGTGGTGTCGGTCCCCGCCGGGCCGCTGCAATATTCCGCGATCACGTTTGGATCGCCACACACGTAACCGCCCATGCCGCCGAAGTCGGCGGCCGCCGCCTTCAGCGGACATTGCGGATCGGCGGGATAAGCACCAGCGGCAATGTATCGGCTGTTGCAATAGTCGTTGGCATGCGCATGCGGCACCACGAACCACGACAGCAACATGAAGAACAGCAACAGAACGAACGGACGCCGCAGCGCACGACGCGCCACCAGGGCATCAAAGACTTGCATGGGGTTCCCGGGAGGAAAAGAGGTGACGCGCTCGGCTAGCGCAGGCTGGTTGCCGTAGAGGCGAGCGCGGAAACGGGGACTTGAGCGCCAGAAGATTGCGCAGCCGTCGCGCCGGGCGCAGAAGACGTGGAGGACACCATTGCCTGCCGACGGATCGCCGTTATATTGCCCGCCGCGTCGTAGTCGTAATACGCGGTTGCGCCCGCCACGGAAACAGACGTGAGCCTGCCCAGTGCGTCGTATCCGTAAGTGATCTCGTCAGCGTACGCGGGCATGGCCGAAGCCAACAGACCGGCCATCGCAGCCACCGCGCCGCCATTCGCAACCCGCCGCGCGCGGTGGAAAAGGCACCGGCATCGAAACGAATTTTTTATCGATATCACCATTACACCAACCTGTAGTTTTGCTAACTACCTAGACGATACCGAAAGCTGAATCCGATTTATAGCGGATCGATCTTCAATTGAATTAGGAAACTTCCCGCACCTACCCACCCCGAAAACGAAAGGGCGCACCACCCGGTGCGCCCCTCGTCTCCCTGCTATCGCGGCATTACAACATCAACCGCCCACCAAACTCATTCCCGCCTCAAACCGAAATCGGCAAACCTCAAGCCTCGAGTTGCTCCAGCACCTTGCCCTTGGTTTCAATCCCAAGAAAATGCACCGCCACCGCCGCGAGGAACGGCACGGCCGCAAGAATATAAAACGCTACCTGCAAGTTCCCGCCGATCATCGTCTTGGACACGATAGCGGGAGCAAAGATCGCCGCGACCTTCAACCACGCGCCGCCGACACCGCAACCCATCGCACGGATGCTGGTCGGATACAGCTCCGGCGTATACACATAGGCCGTAATAAAACCGCACGCGAGAAAGCCCAGCGAGAATGCACAGAACGTCGCCACCACATACACCGACGAATCGTGGAAAACGCCCGCCAGCAGCAACGACAGCGCACATGCCACGAACGACAGATTGATGATCGGCTTACGCCCCACCTTGTCGACCAGCAACGCACAGGTCAGCGAACCCACCACGCCGAGCACCGAAGCCGCCACCGCCAGATTCAGCGCGAGTTGCAGCGGCGCGTGATAGATCGTGCGATAGATGGTCGGCAGCCACGTCGAGAGGCCGTATTGAATGAAACCGCAGGTGATCCACAGCATCGCCACGGCCAGCGTGCGCTTGAGGTACGCGGGACCGAACAGGTCACTCATGCGGCGCTTCGGGTGACGATTGGCCATCGCCTCGAATTCGGCCGAATGCGTCACCGGCGGAAGCGGACCTTTGACCGCACGTTCGAACGCATGCACCGCCGTGTCCGCATCGGCCATCCGTTCACGTTCGGCGAGCCAGCGCGGCGATTCGGGCACCAGTTTGCGCAGCACGAAGAACAGGATCAACGGCATGCCGCCGATAAAGTACATGGCTTGCCAACCGAAACGCGGCACGATCCACGCACCCAATGCGTTCGAAGCGAGCAGGCCGACCGGAAAGACGATTTCATACAGCAGCACGAAACGTCCCCGTCCATGCGCCCGGCTGATCTCATTGATGTAAGTCGCGGCCACCGGCAATTCACCGCCGAGCCCGAGCCCCTGAATCACGCGTAATACAACGAACGCCGCGAACGTCGGCGCAAAACCGCATGCAATGCTGGTGATGCCGATAATCCCCGAACTCAACGCGATCGCCTTCACGCGTCCGCTGCGCTCCGCGTACCACGGAAAGACGAACGCGCCGATCAGTTGTCCGACCGAACCGGAGCCGATCAGAAAGCCGATTTCCCACGGCGTCAGATGCCACTTCGCGATCAGGATCGGCAACGTGGCCGCGATCGCGATCACGTCGAAGCCGTCGAAGAACGTCGCGAGACCGATCAGTATGCGCGCGCGCACCTGCATCGCGTTTCTGGGCAAGCGTTCGAGACGCGCGATGATCGAGCCCCGGGTCGCAGGGCCTGAGACACCGGCGCTGCTGCGGTCCCCCATGGTGTTGTCGATGGTTCTCATGCCGTTGTGCCGTCCGTCGTAGGTGTGGTTAGGCAAGCGCCGTTGTGGCGTCGGTTAGGGTCGCAAGGTCGATGGTCCGGCCTTGGTTCATCCATTTGCGCGACAGTTTCAGTTCGCGCGGTGTGTTGATCGCGATCACGCCGCGAATCGCACTGTCTTCCAGATAAAACAGCGTGGCGCGTTTGCCCGGCAAATCGCCGCGCACAGCCAATTGCGCGTCGCCCGGAATGTCGCCGAGAATCTGCAGATTCACGTCGTACTGATCGGACCAGAACCACGGAATATCCGCGTAAGGTTCGAAGATGCCGAGCAATGCCTTGGCGGCGGCAATCGCCTGGTTTTGCGCGTTGGCCCACGATTCGAGCCGCACGCGGCGCTTGAGCCACGCGCTCGGATGATTGGCGACGTCGCCGCACGCGAAA harbors:
- a CDS encoding RHS repeat domain-containing protein encodes the protein MAGLLASAMPAYADEITYGYDALGRLTSVSVAGATAYYDYDAAGNITAIRRQAMVSSTSSAPGATAAQSSGAQVPVSALASTATSLR
- a CDS encoding MFS transporter; this translates as MRTIDNTMGDRSSAGVSGPATRGSIIARLERLPRNAMQVRARILIGLATFFDGFDVIAIAATLPILIAKWHLTPWEIGFLIGSGSVGQLIGAFVFPWYAERSGRVKAIALSSGIIGITSIACGFAPTFAAFVVLRVIQGLGLGGELPVAATYINEISRAHGRGRFVLLYEIVFPVGLLASNALGAWIVPRFGWQAMYFIGGMPLILFFVLRKLVPESPRWLAERERMADADTAVHAFERAVKGPLPPVTHSAEFEAMANRHPKRRMSDLFGPAYLKRTLAVAMLWITCGFIQYGLSTWLPTIYRTIYHAPLQLALNLAVAASVLGVVGSLTCALLVDKVGRKPIINLSFVACALSLLLAGVFHDSSVYVVATFCAFSLGFLACGFITAYVYTPELYPTSIRAMGCGVGGAWLKVAAIFAPAIVSKTMIGGNLQVAFYILAAVPFLAAVAVHFLGIETKGKVLEQLEA